One region of Oryza sativa Japonica Group chromosome 5, ASM3414082v1 genomic DNA includes:
- the LOC4339363 gene encoding uncharacterized protein, with the protein MIDDDEEAALWSRRNTPVEHPIRRAYDRVAAALREKRSNERLARECLDHYNALHPGDEHDLAPGGDVTLSRSHCSTGAWTHGNFVARRRRRQWRRCLAFVLPATRTLFFFEHMSGDDYLGVITCIPMPDEPVGGFLARIPVIRRWATPRRSGRWDCVCKTCRRGLRVTHHWLKRKVIGEFPCGHMVAESVCKMCYHYSDVVHPSPGKFARGYLEHEDEFGHYGRNGLRDYPC; encoded by the coding sequence atgatcgacgacgacgaggaggcagcGCTATGGTCGCGACGAAACACGCCAGTGGAGCACCCCATCCGCCGCGCGTAcgaccgcgtcgccgccgccctcaggGAGAAGCGATCCAACGAGCGGCTCGCCCGGGAGTGCCTGGACCACTACAACGCCCTGCACCCGGGCGACGAGCACGACCTCGCACCCGGCGGCGACGTGACGCTGTCCCGCTCGCACTGCAGCACCGGCGCCTGGACGCACGGCAACTTcgtggctcgccgccgccggcggcaatggcgccgcTGCCTCGCCTTCGTCCTCCCCGCCACGCGGACGCTCTTCTTCTTCGAGCACATGTCCGGCGACGACTACCTCGGCGTCATCACGTGCATCCCGATGCCGGACGAGCCGGTCGGCGGCTTCCTCGCCAGAATCCCTGTCATCCGCCGGTGGGCGACCCCTCGCCGGAGCGGCAGGTGGGACTGCGTCTGCAAGAcgtgccgccgcggcctccgcgtGACGCACCACTGGCTGAAGAGGAAGGTGATCGGCGAGTTCCCGTGCGGGCACATGGTGGCGGAGAGCGTCTGCAAGATGTGCTACCACTACTCCGACGTCGTCCATCCGAGCCCGGGCAAGTTCGCGCGCGGGTACCTGGAGCACGAAGACGAATTTGGCCACTACGGCCGTAATGGCTTGAGGGATTATCCAT